The genomic region CCGCGCCGCGCGGCGGGGCCAACGCAGGGAGTTGTCCATGGCGGGAAAAGGCGTTAGTTCCGACTCGTTGGCCATCAAGGTGGAAAAGGAATACAAGGGGAAGAAGTTCCGCGTGGCCTTCATCGGCTGCGGCGGCATCTCCCACACCCACATGGCCGCACTCAGTGAAATGCCCGATGTCGAGGTGGTCGCCGGAGTGGACATCCTTCCCGAGCGCCTCAAGGTCTTCGGCGACCGCTGGGGTGTCACCGCGCACTACGCGGACTGGAAAAAAATGCTCCGCGAGGTCCAGCCCGACGGCGTCAGCGTATGCACCCCGAACGGCGTCCACATGGCCCCCACCATTGACGCCCTCAACGCGGGCGCCCATGTCCTCTGCGAGAAGCCCATGGCCATGAACCCCGCCGAGTGCGAAAAGATGATCGCCGCCTCCAAAAAGGCGGACCGCAAACTGGTCATCGGATTCCAGTACCGCTACCACCCCAACACGCAGTACCTCAAGCGCGCGCGGGACAACGGCGAGTTCGGCGACGTCATGTTCGTGAAATGCCAGGCCCTCCGCCGCCGCGGCATCCCGAACTGGGGCGTCTTCGGCCAGAAAAAACTCCAGGGCGGCGGTCCCATGATTGACATCGGCGTCCACTGCATCGAGATGGCCCACTACGTCATGGGCTCGCCGAAACCCGTCGCCGCCTCCGGTAACACATGGACCTATCTCGGCGACAAGCCCTCGAAGACGGTCTGTCCCTGGCCCGGCTGGGACCACAAAACCTATACCGTCGAGGACCTCGCCATCGGCCAAATCCGCTTCGAGAACGGCGCCATCCTCCAAATCGAGGCCAGCTTCGTCGCCCACATCGAGAAGGACGTGTGGAACTTCACCCTCATGGGCACCAAGGGCGGCGGACAGTGGGACCCGCCCATGCTCTTCGCCGACAAAAACGACACCATGGTGAATGTCGCGCCCAATTACGTCGGCGCGGACACCTCTTTCGAGGGCCTGTTCAACCACAAGCTCCGCAACTGGGTGGACGGCTGCACCAAGGGCACCCCCCTCGATGCGCCCGCCGAGGCCGGCCTCGCGGTCCAGAAAATGCTCGACGGCGTCTACCGCTCCGCCGCCGCCGGAAAAGAAGTGGCCATTAAATAAATGTTTCCCCAATGCCAATGACAGGCAGGGTGTTCCCTTGAACACAGTGGACGGGCTTTCAGTGGCCCCCTGGCATGATGCGGGGTGGGGGAAGGTGTA from Candidatus Hydrogenedentota bacterium harbors:
- a CDS encoding Gfo/Idh/MocA family oxidoreductase encodes the protein MAGKGVSSDSLAIKVEKEYKGKKFRVAFIGCGGISHTHMAALSEMPDVEVVAGVDILPERLKVFGDRWGVTAHYADWKKMLREVQPDGVSVCTPNGVHMAPTIDALNAGAHVLCEKPMAMNPAECEKMIAASKKADRKLVIGFQYRYHPNTQYLKRARDNGEFGDVMFVKCQALRRRGIPNWGVFGQKKLQGGGPMIDIGVHCIEMAHYVMGSPKPVAASGNTWTYLGDKPSKTVCPWPGWDHKTYTVEDLAIGQIRFENGAILQIEASFVAHIEKDVWNFTLMGTKGGGQWDPPMLFADKNDTMVNVAPNYVGADTSFEGLFNHKLRNWVDGCTKGTPLDAPAEAGLAVQKMLDGVYRSAAAGKEVAIK